The Vitis vinifera cultivar Pinot Noir 40024 chromosome 1, ASM3070453v1 DNA segment aataaaaataaatggaaagcCCCCCTCCTGCTTCggattttatatgaaattttaaatttatttattggttTTCGAAActggaatatcattaaataattaatttagtaTAAGTTTGTATTAGAAAAAGAGGACAGAACGTACGAGGgatttggtaattaatttactCTATAATGATTTATGAGAAATTAAAAAGAGAACATATGAATAGAAAAGAACAGAAAGATTAGTGTTCAAACATACTATATTGATTacaaaaattcaataataataagaaaatactaaaattgCCATTTGGAGGGCCCACTAAATAGTTTGAGCATTGAAGATATCATATGCTTGAATAAATATCTCATTTATTGATAATTAATTGGTGAAATATCTTATGAGTAGTTAAGACACTAAGATGGATCAAATAAATATCCAACATCCATGTtgtattaatatgattttgataTCTCATATCACCTTGACACACTTGAATATTGGCCCAACTGTATGTAGCTCATGTATTGATGATGAATTGGTAAAATATTTGTATTGGGTATCCAAAAAGTTTATGTTTGGAGGGCTAACTATTGGTGACAGTGCACTCCTGCAGAGCTAATGATGAGTTACTTGGGGGTCTGATGACTCTGATCTTAGAGGCCTACCCCCAATCTGCTGTGAATAGTTGTTGGCTATTATGCATGCATGTGCACATCCGTGAAGCATGGGTGCACCCAATTTGGAGTTTCCTTTCAAACCCATacccttaatttatttaatttttaaaaatatatatctatGATATTTGGATGGATAGATGGAGCTCCatgtttgaaaaagaaaaagaagacttAGAATTTGATTGGAaatgtgttttgttttttttttttaaatttaaaaatagggTTGGGaatcttttgagaaaaaataaatttttaaaacttgttttaaaaatggggttttatttaaaaatatattttaattatttttagctgttttttgaaatattttaaaaaataataatttaaataaaatgattaaaaataaaatattagggataatttcttttttaaaaaaatatatatttgaatctaaacattttattctaataaatataatagaattgtttttcaaatcattcccaaatagatttttatatttctttcaaacccaattttaaaaaaaataaaaataaaaattgtattctacaatttatttttgaaaaataaaaatgtaagtagataatattttttggtAAGAAGAAAAATGACCAAAAAACATAAGCAAAATGGAGAGGAAATGAGGGAGGAGGGCATTGCGTTTCTTCTACTCCCTTGCTATCTCTTCCCTTCCGTTAGGAAGTCTTCTCTTTTGGCGGGAGGCCCCACCACTCAAAACCACACTCTCCTCCCTCTCacgtctctctctctctctctctctctctctttcctatTAAATCACCAACCACCCAATCCCTCTTCTCTTCAACCTTTGCCCCCCTAGTCTGCACTCTGCACTCTCCACTCTCTACTCTGtaatctctttttctttctctccatccaaaacgacgtcgtttcatCATCAACACCATGCAGCTCTTCTCCCtctccttcttcctcttcttcttccttctcaaTCCTACTCCCTCTCTCTCACTTTCTTCTGATGGCCTCTCCTTACTCTCCCTCAAGTCCGCCGTTGACGACGCCGCCTCCGCCTTCTCCGACTGGAACGAGGACGACCCCAACCCCTGCCGCTGGACCGGCATTTCCTGCATGAATGTCTCCGGCTTCTCCGACCCCCGCGTCGTCGGAATTGCGATCTCCGGTAGGAATCTCCGTGGGTATATTCCGTCTGAATTGGGGAATCTTTTCTATCTCCGGCGGCTCAATCTTCATGGGAATAACTTTTACGGGTCAATTCCGGTTCAGTTGTTTAATGCTTCGTCTTTGCATAGTATTTTTTTGTATGGGAATAATCTCTCCGGTACTCTCCCGCCGGCGATGTGTCAGCTGCCCAGGTTGCAGAATGTCGATTTTTCCAATAATTCGCTGTCGGGATCGATTCCGGAGGGTTTGAAGAAGTGTAAACAGTTGCAGAGGTTGGTCGTCACCCGGAATCAATTTTCCGGCGAAATTCCGGAGGGGATTTGGCCGGAGATGGAGAATTTGGTTCAGCTCGATCTGTCGTCGAATGAGTTCAACGGATCGATTCCTGATGATATCGGTGAGCTGAAGTCGCTCTCCGGAACTCTGAACCTCTCTCACAACCATTTCACAGGAAAGATTCCAAAATCGCTCGGGAACCTGCCGGAGACGGTGAGTTTCGACCTCCGGAGCAACAATCTCTCCGGCGAAATCCCCCAGACCGGCGCGTTTGCCAACCAAGGCCCCACCGCATTCCTCAACAACCCCGACCTCTGCGGCTTCCCCCTCCAGAAATCCTGCCGGAACCCATCCCGGAGTTCTCCGGAGGGTCAGAGCTCATCCCCAGAATCTGGCACCAATGCAAGAAAAGGCCTGAGCCCAGGTTTGATCATCCTAATATCCGTCGCTGACGCCGCCGGAGTGGCTTTCATTGGCTTGATCATAGTGTACATATACTGGAAAAACAGGGATTCACAGGGCTGCAGCTGCACCGGCAAAGAAAAACTCGGCAGTACCGGAAGATCCGCTTTGTGTTCGTGCCTTTCTGCCCACAGTTTTCAGAATAATGACTCCGAAATGGAATCAGATAAGGAAAGAGGAGGCAAAGGAGCAGAGGGTGATCTTGTAGCCATTGACAAAGGCTTCAGTTTTGAACTGGATGAGCTTTTAAGGGCATCAGCCTACGTGTTAGGAAAGAGTGGTTTGGGGATTGTGTACAAGGTGGTGCTCGGAAATGGAGTTCCAGTGGCGGTGAGGCGGTTGGGGGAGGGTGGGGAGCAGAGGTACAAGGAATTTGTGGCTGAGGTTCAGGCTATTGGGAGAGTGAAGCACCCCAACGTTGTCAAGTTGAGAGCTTACTATTGGGCTCCTGATGAGAAGCTCCTGATTTCGGATTTCATCTCCAATGGCAACTTGGCTAATGCTCTCCGAGGTAACCTTCCTAAATTTTTCCTTCACGTGTgaattcacaattttttctgCGTTTTCCTAATTACCAATTTTAGAATGTGTAGTtccttaaatattatttatcatttcaaTTACTTATCCTTACATGAGCTCTGTTCAACCTTGGATCCTGAATGAATCCTGTTCCCTTCTTGGGATGTTGAGCTTTTGGATTGAAGTTTGAAGCAAAACTGGCAAAAGCCAGAAATGtctaaagtttatgtttttaccTTTTATGCATGGTGTGTGTGTATGTTGGATCAAGAATTAAAGGGTCAACTTTAGGATACACAATTAAGAAACATGGTGAATGATAGCGAGGTTTTGGAGTATCGGTCCTGGCACAGTTAGGAGATCCAACGTAAGGGAGTTCCCTTGACCATGATTGAGCATCATCAAAGCCAATGCCAGCAAGGATGATGGGGTGCCCATGATGCAAGGGGTTAGAATTTTGATAGCTCAATCACGCAGCAGTGGGCCAAGATGGATGGCATTccataatttttcaatagtaGGTTAGCTTTTTTGTGTAACGAAAGCTACAGCCCCGCATGGGCTAATCTCCCCGCCTTGTAATCATGTTGATTATTGGGATCCAAGAGGGTGTTTTGAGTATGTTTTGAGATTTGCTGGTGCCTGATTTGGATTTCTTGAGTACTAATTAAAGCGTCCTCTAAAGGTTCCTCTTGGtctttttcttccactttaGTGAGAGAAAATTTTCTGGAAAGAAGTGAGCTTTGGATTTCTCcttttcctcttcctttttcCTGAAAAAGGGTAGACTTTCTTTCCAGTGCACCTGTTTGCTTTCAATATCAGCCAGGTTGATCATCTCCCTTCTCCCTTGCAACACAGCTCATCTCCTTTTATGACTTCTTGGTATAGTGGGTCCCTTGGTCTTTCCTTCTTGTTACTGCACTCATAGTTATGTCTCACCTGGTACCGTTGCTCtcactttcctttttctttgacCAGAATTGATCTCAAAGAAAATTAGTAACTGTGAAACCACATacagagaaaagagagagaagttGTTGAGATACATGTGCATATTGATTTAAAAGGGTCATCTACGGAGTTTAAGATTCTGAAAGTCCATATGCCTTGATTGACCTCaataagaattaattttcaatggTCAGTTCAGTACTGACCTAGGAGTTCTTTATGGCTCTCATGTGAATGCATGCGCCATCTTGGCCTTATCTTATCAACCACTCTCCCACTCAGGCATTTGCATTCAAGGTTTTAAAAATGAAGGATGGTCAATTTTGATAGgattttattagtattaatTGCATCTTATTCAGTTAACATGGATGATCCAGTAGTAGCCTTATGATCCATCTATTGGGAACTTAGTATATGCTTAGGCATCGCAACTGAtcatacaatatttttaattttacaggGAGAAGTGGACAGCCATCATCGAGCCTCTCATGGTCAACCAGGCTGAAAATTGCCAAGGGAACAGCCCGGGGCTTGGCCTACCTGCATGAATGCAGTCCAAGAAAGTTTGTCCATGGAGACATAAAACCCTCCAACATCCTCCTTGACAACGAATTCCAGCCCTATATCTCTGATTTTGGCCTCAACAGACTAATTACAATCACAGGCAACAACCCTGCCTCATCCGGTGGCTTCATTGGTGGAGCCCTCCCCTATCTAAAATCAGTCCAACCAGAACGACCCAACAATTACAAAGCCCCAGAGGCTCGGGTTGCCAACAGCCGCCCTACACAAAAATGGGATGTCTACTCATTTGGGGTTGTATTACTTGAACTGCTGACCGGAAAATCCCCAGAGCTCTCCTCTCCAACCACATCAACATCCACAGAAGTCCCAGATCTAGTGAAGTGGGTGAGGAAAGGATTTGAAGAGGAGAATCCCCTTTCAGATATGGTAGACCCCTTGTTGCtccaagaagtgcaagccaagAAGGAGGTGCTAGCAGTGTTTCATGTGGCCCTTGCCTGCACTGAGGGAGACCCAGAACTTCGGCCTAGGATGAAGACTCTCTCAGAAAACCTAGAAAGAATTGGATCATAAGAAAAAACCCATATGGTCTTCAATCAACATGGTTATCAAGGAATATCAAATTTCCCTGATTTTGCAGTGATGGTGAATTTTGTAAGCTTTAAGCTTTATGACAGCAATGCAGAATCCTCCTTGGCCTTCACCTTCAAATCCAACATCCCCAGAACACAGAAATTTTCTCCATGTTTCAGCAAATTTTGGGAACATCATTGGATGGATTACACAttaattgtttattttctttcttttccttctgtTGGTCAAGTAGctaaatttgtaatttaaatATCTGTATCAATGCCTCATGCCCTCAAGTATGTGCTCCAAATAAAACtggtatatttttttcttctcttcttctcttcttttgctCTTGGTTTTGTGTCTCACTTTGCAAGGCTTACTAGTTGCCATGTATAGTCTTTTTCCTGTCTCGCCATGTATTGAAACTTTTGATGAATCCAAACTTGTATCAAAATTACAACACTTATAGGGTGGGAATCTTGGTTTAATTTGGCTTGCCTCATAAACAAGCAATCAATAAGCTGATCAAAATTTTAGCAGCATTTTGcctatttataatatttgacaaaaattttcatctataaaaatatatgtacaTAATTCATTATAATTAATTGGTAAGCATAACAAAACAATGACCCACAAACAAATTGTAGAAATTACATGTTTACATAATCAACACTAAAACGAATGAACATCATAAGTATTGATATTAGCACTCGATTTAATAAAACATTGcgaataaaaattaatggatAACACCAAATGCGTTATAAAGTTCATGATTACAATTTTTAGGATAACATATACATTCACTTGACAACAAACAAATGACAATATTACCCTTTCAACAACTAATAAGCAAAATATGACTTTAGTGATCTCTTATAGACATCGGATGTTATAAGTTGACAATTAGGAGTTGAAGTTAGTGTGGATTATACTTCTCGACTCAAATAAAGCATTGCGGATATTCTTATAACTTAAaagttgttaaaaaataattaattatattatgtaaATTTTTATCAATATCAACTTTCATACTTCTTTTCCTCACATAAGGGTTGTCCAATTCTAAGAAACGTGTTGACACGTTACACATTCATCAAATGCATGCTTGTTGTGCACCCataaattattgttttgaaTCTTATCCCAATTAAATGTATAGGGATTCTTCTTTAGAAGTAACCAATTTATGGATTCCTCTTATCAAACCACTAGAAATATGATTAATATACTTGTGCACATATCCGAGaatataaacataaattttgaataattttagaGACCAGTTACACTAACTATATAAGGCCAGTGAACTAATTGTTCAAGAGCATACCAAACAACTCattcaaaaggaatttgagtATTTCCAATCAACTTTCTTACTTCTTTCTCTCGTTCAAGAGTTGCTCACTTCCAAGAAACATATTGATACATCACACACAATCATATAATGTGTGCACCCATacatttgagtttcaaatccCTATCCCCATTAAATGCACAAGGAACCCCACTGGTTCTCTCCAAAGCAATTGATATAggaattttttatatcaaaccattagaaatatgaTTAACATATTGATGTATATATCTAAGAATAATAATGTGGATTTTGAACAGTATACAAAGCAATTACACCAACTATACAACGCACAAAAAGTGTATAAGATAGTCTCTTGTGAGTCATTTTGAATGTTTCTTTATAACTTGCTTTTTTCCctgtaaaaaaaatttcaaatattttaataaatgacaataaaaaaacaaccattaaattttgttttcatagtttaaaaaatccaataataatataatataacaatggattgttatttttaaagataaaattaaaatgaaaagtaaaaaatgataaatttaattttttatctttcatttgatttgtaaaatattttaaaaatagattgaaaaataaaaatatttaatttgaaaaccgaaaataataataactttcataggtttacattaaaaaagtaataattctaaaatatatttaaaaaattaggtattaattttttttttttgatctcatattttaaattttttgaaagaatttttaaagatataaacaaccctatattttttatatattaatttttatttttaaatttataaaaattattattacctcccatttttaaaaagaaaaaatttgtttaaaaaatcttaatactaaatttttttaaaatttatagaagtaaaaaaaaattattttaaattttgaggtGTAAACCGGATGTTTCATATATTTTGCTTTCCTTTCCATTAAATAATTTCCACATTAAATAATTTCCACGTCATCAATCTCCAGGGTAATTCTTTTAAAACCC contains these protein-coding regions:
- the LOC100263011 gene encoding receptor protein kinase-like protein ZAR1; its protein translation is MQLFSLSFFLFFFLLNPTPSLSLSSDGLSLLSLKSAVDDAASAFSDWNEDDPNPCRWTGISCMNVSGFSDPRVVGIAISGRNLRGYIPSELGNLFYLRRLNLHGNNFYGSIPVQLFNASSLHSIFLYGNNLSGTLPPAMCQLPRLQNVDFSNNSLSGSIPEGLKKCKQLQRLVVTRNQFSGEIPEGIWPEMENLVQLDLSSNEFNGSIPDDIGELKSLSGTLNLSHNHFTGKIPKSLGNLPETVSFDLRSNNLSGEIPQTGAFANQGPTAFLNNPDLCGFPLQKSCRNPSRSSPEGQSSSPESGTNARKGLSPGLIILISVADAAGVAFIGLIIVYIYWKNRDSQGCSCTGKEKLGSTGRSALCSCLSAHSFQNNDSEMESDKERGGKGAEGDLVAIDKGFSFELDELLRASAYVLGKSGLGIVYKVVLGNGVPVAVRRLGEGGEQRYKEFVAEVQAIGRVKHPNVVKLRAYYWAPDEKLLISDFISNGNLANALRGRSGQPSSSLSWSTRLKIAKGTARGLAYLHECSPRKFVHGDIKPSNILLDNEFQPYISDFGLNRLITITGNNPASSGGFIGGALPYLKSVQPERPNNYKAPEARVANSRPTQKWDVYSFGVVLLELLTGKSPELSSPTTSTSTEVPDLVKWVRKGFEEENPLSDMVDPLLLQEVQAKKEVLAVFHVALACTEGDPELRPRMKTLSENLERIGS